A region of Pempheris klunzingeri isolate RE-2024b chromosome 15, fPemKlu1.hap1, whole genome shotgun sequence DNA encodes the following proteins:
- the LOC139214808 gene encoding leukocyte cell-derived chemotaxin 1-like produces MAGNSEKVPIASAGPEDLQQFMPPAYSAVAVKPAATGRLLKAGIAVLIAGALLLLLGAVGAFYFWNNNEKHVYNVHYSMSINGKVEEGTMEIDTANNMERFSTGSGADEAVEVHDFEIGITGIRFSGGEKCYIKTQVKARLPDVEALNKDSMTFDLEDEVMPAKFEDDLIWVAAGAPLSDSAFLSNKIKDLCGDLPIFWLRPTYSTSGQRKRRAAPRQRRQAAVAGEEEEDVEAEFNPENPYQRGLEGEQGTMNIDPMLDHQGVCCTECRRSYTHCQRICEPLGGYHPWPYHYRGCRVACRVIMPCNWWVARILGLV; encoded by the exons ATGGCCGGGAACTCAGAGAAAGTACCGATCGCCTCGGCGGGACCAGAGGACCTGCAGCAGTTCATGCCCCCG GCCTACTCCGCCGTGGCGGTGAAGCCCGCGGCCACCGGCCGCCTCCTGAAGGCCGGGATCGCGGTGCTCATAGCCGGggccctcctcctgctcctgggGGCCGTCGGGGCTTTCTACTTCTGgaacaacaatgaaaaacac gtctaCAATGTCCACTACAGCATGAGCATCAATGGCAAAGTGGAGGAGGGCACAATGGAGATCGACACGGCCAATAACATGGAGAGATTCAGCACCGGCAGCGGGGCGGACGAGGCCGTGGAGGTCCACGACTTTGAGATT GGGATCACAGGAATCCGTTTTTCAGGAGGAGAGAAGTGCTACATCAAGACCCAGGTGAAGGCCCGTCTGCCTGATGTGGAGGCTCTCAACAAGGACTCCATGACCTTCGACCTG GAGGACGAGGTGATGCCGGCCAAATTTGAGGATGATCTGATCTGGGTGGCGGCTGGCGCTCCCCTCTCGGACTCTGCCTTCCTCAGCAACAAGATAAAGGACCTGTGCGGAGACCTGCCAATCTTCTGGCTCCGTCCCACCTACTCCACCA gcggacagaggaagaggagggccGCCCCACGTCAGCGCCGCCAGGCAGCCGTGGccggggaggaagaggaggacgtgGAGGCCGAGTTCAACCCGGAGAACCCCTATCAG AGGGGCCTCGAGGGCGAGCAGGGCACCATGAACATTGACCCCATGCTGGACCACCAGGGAGTGTGCTGCACCGAGTGCCGTCGCAGCTACACCCACTGCCAGAGGATCTGCGAGCCCCTGGGAGGGTACCACCCGTGGCCGTACCACTACAGAGGCTGCAGGGTGGCCTGCAGGGTTATCATGCCCTGCAACTGGTGGGTGGCGCGCATTCTGGGTCTGGTGTAA
- the LOC139214078 gene encoding protocadherin-8-like yields the protein MGGTGWNGLSVLVCVCLASLAAVTQGKTVKYQTFEEDAPGTVIGNLAKDISSSPASSGGSRTNFRMMKQFNSSFIRLRESDGQLTIGERIDRERVCKHTLHCLIAFDVVSFSKEQFKLIHVEVEVKDINDNSPEFPRKESSLEISENTAVGTRIPLDFAADEDVGVNYIQSYQISVNSHFSIDVLSRADGVKYAELVLMKELDRETQATYALELVAMDGGNPSRTGTTRINVKVKDYNDNSPVFDRNSFSVDLPEDAPVGSLLLDLNAEDPDEGLNGEVVYGFGNQVPTEIRQLFRVDRKTGRLTLESPIDFESKNTYEFDVQATDLGPNPSPAICKIVVQVQDVNDNAPEISITPMTSITAGIAYITEAAARESFVALVSTSDRDSGANGQVHCTLYGHDHFRLQQAYEDSFMIVSTSPLDREKIPEYNLTVVAEDLGSPPFRTITQYTIRLTDENDNAPVFSKPVYEVAVVENNAPGAYITTVVARDMDMGSNGKVSYKLADTYFMGSPISTFVSLDPASGSLYALRSFNYEVMKQLELRITASDGGSPPLTGSANVYVRIADQNDNAPVITQPALNNGSAEVLLPRDAPSGYVITRVEARDADEGVNSELSYGLATGEPSVFSVNKATGEIYLNQVLSHDVDETLSVTVTVSDNGRPALTSTATLHFLIIAGSPPSDRTVYQPGSGDEVHAQWDLSVVIIVVLAGSCTLLLLAIILIATTCNRRKRDKSGEDSDSYGEKGTLERGRNHVGDNPLLPLHGAGGGTSFDGHSYSSQPGGFTPAHPGGSDMCSASEDGSEVPCVYDSDSNSKLRGTKHEGYSTLPGYGNGKEAVRPITIWKGNSYTTISARDPAFSGKDSGKGDSDFNDSDSDVSGDTGLKKDAAAVPPMGGQNALWACTSECKVLGHSDRCWSPSAVRANAAPSPAPTLSSFSSLPKTASLPRDPHRRDNYYQAHIPKTVGLQSVYEKVLHREYDYVLVTPPRPVRVQEISDITIPVYTPTPTHCPNNDV from the exons ATGGGAGGAACAGGGTGGAACGGGCTGTCGGTGCTGGTGTGCGTCTGTTTGGCGAGCCTGGCCGCGGTCACACAGGGGAAGACGGTGAAATATCAGACGTTTGAGGAAGACGCACCGGGGACGGTGATTGGAAACTTGGCCAAggacatctcctcctctcccgcTTCGTCGGGGGGCTCCAGGACCAATTTCAGGATGATGAAACAGTTCAACTCCTCTTTCATCCGTCTGAGGGAGAGCGACGGGCAGCTGACCATCGGGGAGAGGATAGACAGGGAGCGGGTCTGCAAACACACCCTGCACTGCCTCATCGCCTTCGACGTGGTCAGCTTCTCCAAAGAGCAGTTCAAACTCATCCACGTCGAGGTGGAGGTCAAGGACATCAACGACAACTCCCCCGAGTTCCCCCGGAAAGAGTCGAGTCTGGAGATCTCCGAGAACACAGCGGTGGGCACGCGGATCCCGCTGGACTTTGCCGCGGATGAGGACGTCGGTGTGAACTACATCCAGAGCTACCAGATCTCCGTCAACAGCCACTTTTCAATTGACGTCCTCAGCAGGGCCGACGGGGTTAAATATGCGGAGCTGGTGCTCATGAAGGAGCTGGACCGGGAGACGCAGGCTACTTACGCGCTGGAGCTGGTCGCCATGGACGGTGGCAACCCGTCCCGCACCGGAACGACGCGCATCAACGTCAAGGTGAAAGACTACAACGACAACAGCCCGGTGTTCGACAGGAACAGCTTCTCCGTGGACCTGCCCGAGGACGCACCGGTGGGCTCCCTCCTGCTGGACCTGAACGCGGAGGACCCGGACGAGGGGCTGAACGGGGAGGTGGTGTACGGGTTCGGCAACCAGGTGCCCACGGAGATACGGCAACTCTTCAGAGTGGACAGGAAGACCGGACGGCTCACCCTGGAGAGCCCGATCGACTTTGAAAGTAAGAACACGTACGAGTTTGACGTCCAGGCCACCGACCTGGGTCCGAACCCGAGCCCGGCCATCTGCAAAATTGTAGTCCAGGTGCAGGACGTTAACGACAACGCGCCGGAGATCTCCATCACCCCCATGACGTCCATCACGGCGGGGATAGCCTACATCACCGAGGCGGCGGCCAGAGAGAGTTTCGTGGCTCTGGTCAGCACCTCGGACAGAGACTCTGGCGCCAACGGGCAGGTGCACTGCACGCTGTACGGACACGACCACTTCCGGCTGCAGCAGGCGTACGAGGACAGCTTCATGATAGTGAGCACCAGCCCGCTGGACCGGGAGAAGATCCCCGAGTACAACCTCACAGTGGTGGCGGAGGATCTGGGCTCCCCCCCCTTCAGGACCATCACCCAGTACACCATCAGACTGACGGACGAGAACGACAACGCTCCGGTGTTCAGTAAGCCGGTGTACGAGGTGGCCGTGGTGGAGAATAACGCACCTGGCGCGTACATCACCACGGTGGTGGCGCGGGACATGGACATGGGGTCAAACGGGAAGGTCAGCTACAAACTGGCGGACACGTACTTCATGGGCTCCCCCATCTCCACCTTCGTGTCGCTGGACCCCGCCAGCGGGTCGCTTTACGCGCTCCGGAGCTTCAACTACGAGGTGATGAAGCAGCTGGAGCTCCGCATCACGGCCAGCGACGGCGGCTCCCCGCCCCTGACCGGCAGCGCGAACGTGTACGTGAGGATCGCGGACCAGAACGATAACGCACCGGTCATCACGCAGCCGGCTCTCAACAACGGCTCCGCGGAGGTCCTCCTGCCGCGGGACGCACCGAGCGGCTACGTCATCACCCGGGTGGAGGCGCGGGACGCGGACGAGGGCGTGAACTCAGAGCTGTCCTACGGGCTGGCCACCGGGGAACCCTCCGTGTTCTCCGTTAACAAAGCCACCGGGGAGATCTACCTGAACCAGGTGCTCAGCCACGACGTGGACGAAACCCTGAGCGTGACCGTGACGGTGAGTGACAACGGGAGGCCCGCGCTCACCTCCACCGCCACGCTCCACTTCCTCATCATCGCGGGCTCCCCGCCGAGCGACCGCACCGTGTACCAGCCAGGCAGCGGGGACGAGGTGCACGCGCAGTGGGACCTGTCCGTGGTCATTATCGTGGTCCTCGCGGGGAGCTGCACGCTCCTGCTGCTCGCCATCATCCTCATCGCCACCACGTGCAACCGGCGCAAGCGGGACAAAAGCGGAGAGGACAGCGACTCGTACGGGGAGAAGGGCACGCTGGAGCGGGGCAGGAACCACGTGGGAGACAACCCGCTCCTGCCTCTCCACGGGGCCGGGGGAGGGACCAGCTTTGACGGGCACTCGTACAGCAGCCAGCCCGGGGGGTTCACCCCGGCTCACCCCGGGGGCAGCGACATGTGCTCGGCCTCAGAGGACGGCAGCGAGGTGCCCTGTGTGTACGACTCAGACAGCAACAGCAAGCTGCGAGGGACGAAACACGAG GGATACTCCACTCTGCCTGGCTATGGGAATGGCAAAGAGGCGGTGAGGCCCATCACCATCTGGAAGGGGAACTCCTACACCACCATCTCTGCCAGGGACCCGGCCTTCAGTGGCAAAGACAGCGGCAAAGGAGACAGTGACTTCAACGACAGCGACAGTGATGTGAGTGGAGACACCGGCCTGAAGAAGGACGCAGCAGCCGTTCCCCCCATGGGCGGCCAAAATG CTCTGTGGGCTTGCACCAGTGAGTGTAAGGTCCTGGGTCACTCAGACCGCTGCTGGAGCCCCTCAGCAGTGAGAGCCAACGCGGCCCCCTCCCCGGCCCCgaccctctcctccttcagcagccTCCCCAAGACGGCCTCCCTGCCCCGGGACCCCCACCGCAGGGACAACTACTACCAGGCCCACATCCCCAAGACAGTGGGGCTGCAGAGCGTGTACGAGAAGGTGCTGCACAGAGAGTACGACTACGTCCTGGTCACCCCACCCAGGCCTGTGAGGGTGCAGGAGATCAGTGACATAACCATCCCTGTTTACACCCCCACCCCGACACACTGTCCCAACAATGACGtctag